In Tiliqua scincoides isolate rTilSci1 chromosome 1, rTilSci1.hap2, whole genome shotgun sequence, the following are encoded in one genomic region:
- the GPR132 gene encoding probable G-protein coupled receptor 132, translated as MATANNSTDPCKDPMPFEESKQLLVIVYSLVFAVGLPANCITAALTLVQIIKGNVPAIYLFGLSLCELLYLSTIPLWIIYVQNSHQWMMGLLSCKVTGYIFFCNIYISILLLCCISIDRYVAVAYALESRGIRSQRVATVVTVALFAVVAGIYLPVFFTDIQANVKTCFETSINHRLAVYNVSRFFVGFVIPFVLLIVMNYKIFQGIQGSCTLTLQQKAKVKYLLIAIICIFVICFAPYHFVLIVRSVHYFLYPEDACRFDSRVYTISVVFLCFSTANSVADPFLYVLASENARQEISRTFKACRIQLSFRSQTDNSKASNIQRTLKDNFTLDDKEDR; from the coding sequence ATGGCCACAGCAAACAATTCCACAGACCCGTGCAAGGACCCCATGCCATTTGAAGAAAGCAAGCAACTTCTGGTTATCGTGTACAGTCTTGTCTTTGCGGTGGGTCTGCCAGCCAACTGCATCACTGCTGCCTTAACGCTGGTCCAGATCATCAAGGGAAACGTCCCAGCAATTTACCTGTTTGGCCTGTCGCTGTGTGAACTGCTATACCTGAGCACCATCCCTCTCTGGATCATTTATGTGCAGAACAGCCATCAGTGGATGATGGGGCTGCTCTCGTGCAAGGTGACCGGGTACATCTTCTTCTGCAACATCTACATCAGCATCCTTCTCTTGTGTTGCATCTCCATAGACCGCTACGTGGCAGTGGCCTATGCACTGGAAAGCCGAGGGATACGGAGCCAGAGGGTGGCCACCGTGGTCACCGTGGCCCTCTTTGCCGTGGTTGCAGGGATCTACCTCCCTGTATTCTTCACAGACATACAGGCCAATGTCAAAACCTGCTTTGAAACGTCAATCAACCACAGGCTGGCCGTTTACAATGTCAGCCGGTTCTTCGTTGGCTTCGTCATCCCATTCGTACTCCTCATCGTCATGAACTACAAAATCTTTCAAGGTATTCAGGGCAGCTGCACCCTGACCCTGCAGCAGAAAGCAAAAGTGAAGTACCTGCTCATTGCAATCATTTGCATCTTTGTGATCTGCTTTGCCCCCTACCATTTTGTGCTGATCGTTCGATCTGTCCACTACTTTCTGTACCCGGAAGACGCATGCAGATTTGACAGTAGGGTCTATACCATCTCGGTGGTGTTTCTGTGTTTTTCCACTGCCAACAGCGTCGCAGACCCCTTCCTTTATGTCCTGGCTAGTGAAAATGCTCGGCAAGAAATTTCCCGGACATTCAAGGCATGCCGAATTCAGCTGTCCTTTAGGTCTCAGACAGACAACAGCAAGGCCTCCAATATCCAAAGGACACTCAAAGACAACTTTACATTGGACGACAAAGAGGATAGGTAG